One genomic segment of Clostridium saccharoperbutylacetonicum N1-4(HMT) includes these proteins:
- a CDS encoding DUF4280 domain-containing protein yields MATAYVVRGAKMKCDKGTHKKKINLPASHGAYSNGNPIMNESDNVVGENISDFGICKGGCPSTGNITLVKKNGRTVTGKKCQVMILKEWMNAQGDTLIGGAPALTTDSTLICAYGGTIKFVTDGQA; encoded by the coding sequence GTGGCAACTGCATATGTAGTAAGGGGAGCTAAGATGAAATGTGATAAGGGAACGCATAAAAAGAAAATAAATCTTCCTGCAAGTCATGGAGCATATTCAAATGGAAATCCTATAATGAATGAAAGTGATAATGTGGTAGGGGAAAATATAAGTGATTTTGGAATCTGTAAGGGAGGATGCCCTTCAACTGGAAACATTACTTTAGTGAAAAAGAATGGAAGAACAGTAACAGGAAAGAAGTGCCAAGTGATGATATTAAAGGAATGGATGAATGCTCAGGGAGATACTTTAATTGGTGGAGCTCCTGCATTAACAACTGATTCGACTTTAATATGTGCTTATGGAGGAACAATAAAGTTTGTTACAGATGGACAAGCGTAA
- a CDS encoding imm11 family protein yields MDYFWLKREEEYTNTPKLMDIFNTIDVRNINLLNAHKIDDIVIFNVKCNEKTEFLDILDENLFLISEEMKKIIEKYDSEIIFKTIPLVDLINKRQENYYMPIFEEIECLSKNAELNLNKTVVRKIILDKEKINGKKIFKIKESSKSLIVVRLDVAESLLRREFQGMHLERLEIEEE; encoded by the coding sequence ATGGATTATTTTTGGTTAAAGCGGGAAGAAGAATATACAAATACACCAAAGCTAATGGATATATTTAATACGATTGATGTTAGAAATATTAATTTATTAAATGCCCATAAAATTGATGATATTGTAATCTTTAATGTTAAATGCAATGAAAAAACAGAGTTCTTAGATATTTTAGATGAAAATTTATTTCTTATTTCAGAAGAAATGAAAAAAATAATTGAAAAGTATGACTCTGAAATTATATTTAAGACGATTCCATTGGTAGATTTAATAAATAAGAGACAGGAAAATTACTATATGCCAATCTTTGAAGAAATAGAATGTTTAAGTAAAAATGCAGAATTAAATTTAAATAAAACAGTAGTAAGAAAAATCATTTTAGATAAAGAAAAAATTAATGGTAAGAAGATATTTAAAATAAAAGAAAGCTCAAAAAGTTTGATAGTAGTGAGATTAGATGTAGCTGAAAGTCTGCTTAGAAGAGAATTTCAAGGAATGCATTTGGAAAGATTGGAAATTGAAGAAGAATAA
- a CDS encoding polymorphic toxin-type HINT domain-containing protein, with protein MGFGLESLASAVMGAVAEVAEAGIKIATEVADVIAAQADIANILEDGQIDEDEQDRLLDDINKLMVGAYLLGVGSYLAGVGSIKFGSESGSSKDCSVSSWDEDIDSLPEYDPISARITENKGTRAKKKGVNGEYFAGRIDEFGNFIPDDIQGFTNIEVKEVDESSLSHRALCVFEGIVGQAVNDLKDLKEAVIDHPFDTAISTIRLFGDPQYSGQAAVAIGTEIYKSYEDQVVNGNQKSKDHFIGQAIFEIGTLVAGTAAGKLGKISKVGEGVEAANDISKAGKMGKVEEAVEGGSKAESEISGGVCFTEETLVLTKDGHKHIKDIKIGDEVYSQNQYTGEKGLKKVTDIFVNETDRLVRITIKETEIKATPTHPFWVVDKGWVVAEELEVGDNVQLYSGEVIEITSLKFELIGEYIKVYNFEVEEWHTYYVSNRGILVHNTCSEYVPNNPKWVGAGTDMWTWAEENNYKLSFGGGTDIGKMFVSNSEGEVIGEIHSGQLIDRGVNAGKEVQIHFEYYFEGTTKTDDSLHLYFED; from the coding sequence ATGGGATTTGGTTTAGAAAGTTTGGCAAGTGCTGTTATGGGAGCTGTAGCTGAAGTAGCTGAAGCGGGAATAAAGATAGCTACAGAAGTAGCTGATGTTATAGCAGCACAAGCGGATATAGCGAATATTCTAGAAGATGGTCAGATTGATGAAGATGAACAGGATAGACTTTTAGATGACATAAATAAACTGATGGTTGGAGCATATTTATTAGGCGTTGGTTCATATTTAGCAGGAGTTGGTTCTATAAAGTTTGGGAGTGAAAGTGGTAGTAGTAAAGATTGTTCAGTAAGCAGTTGGGATGAGGATATTGATAGTTTACCTGAATATGATCCAATATCAGCTAGAATTACTGAAAATAAGGGAACAAGAGCTAAGAAAAAAGGTGTAAATGGGGAATACTTTGCAGGAAGAATTGATGAATTTGGGAATTTTATCCCAGATGATATACAAGGATTTACAAATATAGAAGTAAAAGAGGTTGATGAATCATCGCTTTCTCATAGAGCTTTGTGTGTGTTTGAAGGAATAGTAGGTCAGGCAGTAAATGATTTAAAGGACTTAAAGGAGGCAGTAATAGATCATCCATTTGATACAGCAATTAGTACTATTAGACTTTTCGGTGATCCACAATATTCTGGACAAGCAGCAGTCGCTATAGGTACAGAAATTTATAAATCATATGAAGATCAGGTAGTAAATGGAAATCAAAAATCTAAGGATCATTTTATTGGTCAAGCAATTTTTGAAATTGGAACTTTAGTAGCTGGTACAGCAGCAGGTAAGTTAGGTAAAATAAGTAAGGTGGGTGAAGGCGTTGAGGCGGCTAATGATATAAGTAAAGCAGGAAAGATGGGTAAAGTTGAAGAGGCTGTTGAGGGGGGAAGTAAAGCTGAATCTGAAATTTCTGGTGGAGTATGTTTTACAGAAGAGACGCTAGTTTTAACTAAAGATGGTCATAAACATATAAAAGATATTAAAATTGGTGATGAAGTTTACTCTCAGAATCAATATACAGGGGAAAAGGGATTAAAAAAAGTTACAGATATATTTGTAAATGAAACAGATAGACTTGTTCGCATTACTATTAAGGAAACTGAAATAAAAGCTACACCAACTCATCCATTTTGGGTTGTTGATAAAGGATGGGTGGTAGCAGAAGAATTGGAAGTTGGAGATAATGTACAACTTTATTCTGGAGAGGTAATTGAAATTACATCATTAAAATTTGAGTTGATAGGAGAATATATAAAAGTATATAATTTCGAAGTTGAAGAATGGCACACATATTATGTCTCAAATAGAGGGATTTTAGTGCATAACACGTGTAGTGAATATGTACCTAACAATCCAAAGTGGGTTGGAGCTGGCACAGATATGTGGACATGGGCAGAAGAAAATAATTATAAACTAAGTTTTGGTGGTGGAACTGATATAGGTAAAATGTTTGTTAGCAATAGCGAAGGTGAAGTTATAGGAGAAATTCATAGTGGGCAACTCATTGACCGTGGTGTTAATGCTGGAAAAGAAGTTCAAATACACTTTGAATACTATTTTGAAGGAACTACAAAAACAGATGATTCTTTACATTTGTATTTTGAAGATTAA
- a CDS encoding contractile injection system protein, VgrG/Pvc8 family: protein MGEIHKLRVKSPYELMKIVDIKIENRPNDHGYLYLKCLVDEKINFDISIKASSEDKIIVYEALKAGNTTNINEVDEGNSRRLFSGIVQNVRTSNDSGLYYLEIQALTLSIKLDVKKKSRSFQNVDMTYDNLINSVLFEYTGYGFTQYTGKGQKIGKPLFQYKETDWNFLKRIASELKSELYSDIISSNYLFNFGIPTLHSYELKSDTEYSVFKDIKSFKEAGGYDSGYGDTDYFYYEIEKKAIFEIGSEIKYKDKALYVREYEAYKEKEEILYKYKLCRKNGVWQSLIYNRLLKGAELEGIVLAVQGEELKVHLNIDENQSEADAYWFPYLPPSVNIMYSMPLAGESVRLYFPNESSEAPFVIGCVRKNGDTCEGTEDPASRYFHTEHGSEIAMLPGALNIIGGSEAPLSVTFEDETGATLTSPNGLSLNAGGEIVISTPNNVNISAQSQVLMTKGSTENGVSIEGEFHVKGSEVILNGNINEGYSPFADGGE, encoded by the coding sequence ATGGGGGAAATTCATAAGTTAAGGGTAAAATCGCCTTATGAGTTAATGAAAATAGTAGATATAAAAATTGAAAATAGACCTAATGACCATGGATATTTATATTTAAAATGTTTAGTAGATGAAAAGATAAACTTTGATATTTCAATAAAAGCCTCCTCAGAGGATAAGATAATTGTTTATGAAGCTTTAAAAGCTGGAAATACTACTAATATTAATGAGGTTGATGAAGGAAATAGTAGAAGATTATTCAGTGGGATAGTTCAAAACGTTAGAACCTCAAATGATAGTGGACTTTATTATTTAGAAATTCAAGCTTTGACTTTAAGTATTAAATTAGATGTAAAGAAAAAGAGTAGATCCTTTCAAAATGTTGATATGACTTATGATAACTTGATAAATAGCGTGTTATTTGAATATACAGGTTATGGATTTACTCAATATACAGGAAAAGGGCAAAAAATAGGAAAGCCATTATTTCAATATAAGGAGACAGATTGGAATTTTTTAAAGAGAATTGCCAGTGAATTAAAATCAGAATTATATAGTGACATAATAAGCTCAAATTATTTGTTTAATTTTGGAATACCAACTTTACATAGCTATGAGTTAAAGTCTGATACAGAATACAGTGTTTTTAAAGATATTAAAAGTTTTAAAGAAGCTGGAGGATATGATTCTGGATATGGTGACACAGATTATTTTTATTATGAAATAGAAAAGAAAGCTATATTTGAAATTGGTTCAGAAATTAAATATAAGGACAAGGCTTTGTACGTTAGAGAATATGAAGCTTATAAAGAAAAAGAAGAAATTTTGTATAAATATAAGCTATGCAGAAAAAATGGAGTATGGCAGAGTCTAATTTATAATAGGCTTTTAAAAGGTGCTGAACTTGAAGGAATAGTTCTTGCAGTACAAGGAGAAGAGTTAAAGGTTCATTTAAATATAGACGAAAATCAAAGTGAAGCTGATGCCTATTGGTTTCCTTATTTACCACCATCAGTAAATATAATGTATTCAATGCCTTTGGCAGGAGAAAGTGTAAGACTTTACTTTCCAAATGAAAGTAGTGAAGCACCATTTGTTATAGGCTGCGTCAGAAAGAATGGAGATACTTGTGAAGGAACAGAAGATCCAGCAAGTAGATATTTCCATACAGAACATGGCAGTGAAATAGCTATGCTTCCAGGAGCTTTAAATATAATAGGGGGAAGTGAAGCGCCACTAAGTGTAACATTTGAAGATGAGACAGGTGCGACATTAACAAGTCCAAATGGATTAAGCCTAAATGCAGGTGGAGAAATAGTTATAAGTACACCTAATAATGTAAATATAAGTGCTCAAAGTCAAGTATTAATGACTAAAGGAAGTACAGAAAATGGAGTTTCAATAGAAGGAGAATTTCATGTTAAAGGCAGCGAGGTAATACTAAACGGAAACATTAATGAAGGTTATTCTCCTTTTGCGGATGGAGGGGAATAA